The Podospora bellae-mahoneyi strain CBS 112042 chromosome 7, whole genome shotgun sequence genome includes a window with the following:
- a CDS encoding hypothetical protein (EggNog:ENOG503NUMN; COG:E) encodes MGQLLSTSSSSRRSHLLPSPASKAPLGKTEADILLSDSSSELSHPFPTEKNNDNATNTQTPTLLPLLKKAKGHYYYPVSGPKILDACGGAGVACLGHGKSNKSVIKAITTQLNTVQYASYAHFRVDPVLQLEKFLCESTDGKMGKMYLMSSGSEAVEAALKFALEYHAWNGQPERVNIISRSHSYHGTTIGSLSASGHTTRRQPFTSVLNRTNFHHLPPCNPYRSPLPGEEYLSSLLTSLESLITTLSPSTIAALILEPIVGAALGCVPPLPGYLSGIKSFCHTHGILLIYDEVMCGMGRTATSPSHHLHAYQSFPEPDISPDMMTIAKSFSASYLPASALLISTPLSNFLTTHNKVFTHGHTNQSHPVVASACLAVQGTIQSRNLLSNVAAQGGLLLHLLQKQLSQHPNVGDIRGRGLFVGIEFIADKTTKQPFERELDIAGRVHKTALKNWQVLVYASQGCADDQGRGDVIMVMPAYDVTAKEIREMVRRIAGAVREVFDSLWVA; translated from the exons ATGGGTCAACTACTCTCcacttcgtcttcttcgagACGCTCCCACCTtctcccatctccagcttccAAGGCTCCCCTTGGTAAAACTGAAGCCGACATTCTCCTGTCAGACTCATCCTCCGAACTCTCacacccctttcccaccgAAAAGAACAACGACAATGCTACCAATACCCAAACTcccactctcctccccctcctcaaaaaagccaaaggcCATTACTACTACCCCGTCTCCGGCCCCAAGATTCTCGACGCCtgcggcggcgccggcgtgGCCTGCCTCGGCCACGGCAAATCCAACAAATCCGTCAtcaaagccatcaccacccagcTCAACACGGTCCAATACGCCTCCTACGCCCACTTCCGCGTCGACCCCGTGCTCCAACTTGAAAAGTTCCTCTGTGAAAGCACCGACGGTAAAATGGGAAAGATGTATCTCATGTCCTCTG GCTCAGAAGCAGTCGAAGCCGCCTTAAAATTTGCCCTCGAATACCACGCCTGGAACGGTCAGCCGGAGAGGGTAAACATCATCTCCCGCTCTCACTCTTACCACGGAACGACAATAGGGTCGTTATCCGCCTCAGGACACACCACCCGGCGACAACCCTTCACCTCAGTCCTCAACCGGACAaacttccaccacctccccccctgcAACCCCTACCGCAGCCCCCTCCCGGGGGAAGAatacctctcctccctcctcacctcccttgAGTCCCtaatcaccaccctctccccctcgaCAATCGCAGCCCTAATCCTCGAACCCATCGTCGGCGCTGCCCTCGGCTGTGTCCCCCCTTTACCTGGTTACCTCTCCGGTATAAAATCTTTCTGCCACACCCACGGCATCCTCCTGATCTACGACGAGGTGATGTGCGGAATGGGCCGGAcagccacctccccttcccatcatctccacgCGTATCAATCCTTCCCTGAACCCGACATCTCCCCCGACATGATGACAATAGCAAagtccttctccgcctcttACCTGCCCGCCTCGGCGCTTTTGATCTCCACCCCCCTGTCCAACTTCCTGACCACCCACAATAAAGTTTTTACTCACGGGCACACAAACCAATCCCACCCCGTCGTCGCCTCCGCCTGCCTCGCCGTCCAAGGCACAATCCAATCccgcaacctcctctccaacgtCGCCGCCCAGGGGGGGTTGCTCCTCCACCTACTGCAGAAACAGCTAAGCCAGCACCCAAACGTGGGGGATATAAGGGGCAGGGGGTTGTTTGTAGGGATAGAGTTCATAGCCGACAAGACAACAAAACAGCCGTTTGAGCGAGAACTCGATATTGCGGGCAGGGTGCACAAAACCGCACTAAAGAATTGGCAGGTCCTGGTTTATGCCTCCCAGGGCTGCGCCGATGAtcaagggaggggggacgtCATCATGGTCATGCCGGCGTATGATGTCACTGCCAAAGAAATAAgagagatggtgaggaggatcgCGGGGGCGGTGCGCGAGGTTTTTGATAGTTTATGGGTTGCATAA
- a CDS encoding hypothetical protein (COG:S; EggNog:ENOG503P3FF) encodes MAHNSDSMSPPSSSQLIRSGRKGSKKVRTGCITCKIRKVKCDEEKPFCMRCTKTGRRCDGYLDAKAISQRRRRSGGLGQNAAGEPHAPLATLFEWATGDEKRAFHFFQHVTAPCLAADHDGAFFRVLVLQICQTEPAVRHAVLAVSSLHEGMVQAAMMPQLLHNNDSENRSSFALFQYNRAIACLLEQMRTVNARPLVPLLTCVLFVCIELMQSKDKESLIHLEQGRQILSQLGPRVTGRSPEIDLIKQHLVPMYTRMSLTSLMLGCAPTAIPEPLKTLTEVPMVFKTIDEVRYALYDFMDQCLRFAKKSHAAKISKVPEEDMRAFELEQDVLLRKLAKFNVAFSLYRSTKAKEAPPGSIALIQVHVHTTFIWVSTALSRHETVFDDYVDTFSAIIPLASEFINTLLSPQGQGPKGPSGGPDTRRLSAMFTFEMHVIAPLYFVAAKCRHPMIRRAALELLRRNPGRRENLWRANVMATIAEHTMKLEEKHLRSRGERSVSPPGAVGGGSMQQHFPYQFGPGDAWGGGGLEGVPFPDGFLVGGHHHPGQQQQQQQQQQGFGLFDSIPVGNNRPVSSSATAVSVEYGGMATGQQQQQQQHHMPIDPSLLFDASAAAEVSSAHSFSVAPSIASSLDDLGSSQTIFVGGAGKGSTNPAPGGSQPTHSQVSSWGGSTGANVAPGIALEPPTPRDDSPFGHILSRQSQSVGSPSVGSEGSPELSAIDSYGGYQLPYQNNGYGMDFVLGGGGGGGGGGGGGGYGGWGDGGMGNMGGGGGMGGMGGGNNNNGGMQFWRSGDAPYDVPERYRVRESILGPEKEDGSSWVMMFRKLGGLDGEWDVLTESVVC; translated from the exons ATGGCTCACAACTCGGACTCGATGTCCCCGCCTTCATCGTCACAGCTGATCAGATCTGGGAGGAAAGGGTCCAAGAAAGTCAGGACGGGTTGTATAACATGCAA AATTCGCAAGGTCAAATGCGACGAAGAAAAGCCATTCTGCATGCGGTGCACCAAAACGGGGAGGAGATGTGACGGTTACCTCGACGCCAAAGCTATATCACAACGTCGGCGCCGGTCCGGTGGTCTGGGGCAAAATGCTGCGGGAGAGCCTCATGCTCCGTTGGCCACGCTCTTCGAATGGGCTACCGGGGATGAGAAGAGGGCCTTTCACTTCTTCCAGCACGTAACAGCGCCATGTCTCGCCGCCGACCACGACGGCGCCTTCTTTCGAGTGCTGGTTCTTCAGATCTGCCAGACGGAACCAGCAGTGAGGCACGCCGTCCTTGCTGTCAGCAGTTTACACGAGGGGATGGTGCAGGCCGCCATGATGCCTCAACTGCTTCACAACAACGACAGCGAGAACCGAAGCTCGTTTGCCCTGTTTCAGTACAACCGCGCCATCGCCTGCCTGCTCGAACAAATGAGGACGGTCAACGCCCGGCCACTAGTACCATTACTCACCTGCGTGCTGTTTGTCTGTATCGAACTCATGCAGAGCAAAGACAAGGAGTCGCTCATCCACCTCGAGCAAGGACGGCAGATCCTCTCACAACTAGGGCCGAGAGTTACAGGAAGAAGCCCCGAGATCGATCTCATCAAGCAGCACCTCGTGCCAATGTACACACGCATGTCTCTCACCTCGTTGATGCTGGGCTGCGCGCCAACCGCCATCCCGGAACCGCTGAAAACCCTGACCGAAGTCCCCATGGTGTTCAAGACCATCGACGAGGTCCGGTACGCGCTGTACGACTTTATGGACCAGTGCCTGAGGTTCGCCAAAAAGTCGCACGCCGCCAAGATCAGCAAGGTGCCCGAGGAGGACATGCGGGCGTTTGAGCTGGAGCAGgacgtcctcctccgcaaGCTCGCCAAGTTCAACGTCGCCTTTTCGCTGTATCGGTCGACAAAGGCCAAGGAAGCACCGCCCGGCTCCATCGCCCTGATCCAAGTCCACGTTCACACGACGTTTATATGGGTTTCCACCGCCCTCAGCCGGCACGAGACGGTTTTTGACGACTATGTCGATACTTTTTCTGCCATCATTCCTCTGGCGTCGGAGTTTATCAACACGCTGCTGTCGCCGCAGGGGCAAGGGCCAAAGGGGCCAAGTGGTGGGCCTGATACGAGGAGGTTATCGGCCATGTTTACGTTTGAGATGCATGTGATCGCGCCGTTGTATTTTGTGGCGGCCAAGTGCAGACACCCCATGATCAGGAGGGCGGCGCTGGAGTTGCTGAGGCGGAACCCGGGACGGAGGGAGAACTTGTGGAGGGCGAATGTGATGGCTACCATTGCGGAGCACACCAtgaagttggaggagaagcattTGAGGAGCAGGGGGGAGAGGTCGGTTTCGCCGCCGGGGGCGGTCGGGGGTGGGAGTATGCAGCAGCATTTTCCATATCAGTTTGGTCCGGGAGATgcctggggtggtggggggttggagggggtgccTTTTCCGGATGGGTTTCTTGTTGGggggcatcatcatccagggcagcaacaacaacagcagcagcagcagcaggggtttgggttgtttgatTCGATTCCTGTCGGTAATAACAGGCCGGTGTCGAGCAGTGCGACTGCTGTTTCGGTCGAGTATGGCGGGATGGCCAccgggcagcagcagcagcagcagcagcatcatatGCCTATTGATCCGTCGCTTCTGTTTGATGCGagcgcggcggcggaggtgtCGTCTGCGCACTCGTTTAGTGTGGCGCCGTCGATTGCTTCGTCGCTTGACGATTTGGGGTCTTCGCAGACGATATttgttgggggtgctgggAAAGGCAGCACTAACCCTGCTCCTGGGGGGTCACAGCCGACGCATTCTCAGGTTTCGAGCTGGGGGGGTTCGACTGGTGCTAATGTTGCTCCCGGGATTGCACTTGAGCCGCCTACTCCGAGGGATGATTCCCCTTTTGGGCATATCCTTTCGCGGCAGAGCCAGAGCGTGGGGAGTCCGAGTGTGGGGAGTGAGGGGTCGCCGGAGCTGAGTGCTATTGATTCTTATGGGGGCTATCAACTGCCGTATCAGAATAATGGGTATGGGATGGACTttgttttgggtggtggtgggggaggaggaggaggaggaggaggaggaggatatgggggatggggggatgggggtatGGGGAatatgggtggtggtggtgggatggggggtaTGGGAGGGGGTAATAATAACAATGGGGGGATGCAGTTTTGGAGGAGCGGGGATGCGCCGTATGATGTGCCTGAGAGGTATAGGGTTAGGGAGAGCATACTCGggccggagaaggaggatgggagcagttgggtgatgatgtttaggaagttgggggggttggatggggagtgggatgtTTTGACTGAGAGTGTGGTTTGTTGA
- the CDC48 gene encoding AAA ATPase cdc48 (COG:O; EggNog:ENOG503NWIH), with amino-acid sequence MAPEPSADHPEHKKKVNLMDASGAERKDEDDTATAILKKKKKPNQLMVTDAVNDDNSIIALSNNTMDTLQLFRGDTVLVRGKKRKDTVLIVLADDDLDDGSARINRVVRHNLRVKHGDMITIHPCPDIKYAKRIAVLPIADTVEGLTGSLFDVFLAPYFREAYRPVRQGDLFVVRGGMRAVEFKVVEVDPPEYGIVAQDTVIHCEGEPIQRDEEENNLNEVGYDDIGGCRKQMAQIREMVELPLRHPQLFKSIGIKPPRGVLLFGPPGTGKTLMARAVANETGAFFFLINGPEIMSKMAGESESNLRKAFEEAEKNSPAIIFIDEIDSIAPKRDKTNGEVERRVVSQLLTLMDGMKARSNVVVMAATNRPNSIDPALRRFGRFDREVDIGVPDPTGRLEILQIHTKNMKLGDDVDLEQIAAETHGYVGSDIAALCSEAAMQQIREKMDLIDLDEDTIDAEVLDSLGVTMENFRFALGVSNPSALREVAVVEVPNVRWEDIGGLETVKEELKESVQYPVDHPEKFLKFGMSPSRGVLFYGPPGTGKTMLAKAVANECAANFISVKGPELLSMWFGESESNIRDIFDKARAAAPCIVFLDELDSIAKARGGSVGDAGGASDRVVNQLLTEMDGMTSKKNVFVIGATNRPEQLDPALCRPGRLDSLIYVPLPDEAGRLSILTAQLRKTPVADDVDLNYIASKTHGFSGADLGFITQRAVKLAIREAISTEIQRTKEREANGEDVDMEGEEDPVPELTKRHFEEAMQMARRSVSDVEIRRYEAFAQQMKNAGPGAYFKFPEGGVEGTAGNGGAGNSFGDAGDDEGLYD; translated from the exons ATGGCTCCCGAGCCTAGTGCCGACCACCCTGagcacaagaagaaggtcaacCTCAT GGATGCCTCTGGTGCTGAGCGcaaggatgaagatgacaccgccaccgccattctcaagaagaagaagaagcccaacCAGCTGATGGTGACGGATGCCGTTAATGACGACAActccatcatcgccctctccaacaacaccatggaCACTCTCCAGCTGTTCCGTGGCGACACTGTCTTGGTTCGgggcaagaagagaaaggacACTGTGTTGATCGTCCTtgccgacgacgacctcgatGATGGCAGTGCCCGCATCAACCGTGTTGTCCGTCACAACCTTAGGGTCAAGCACGGTGACATGATCACAATTCACCCATGCCCCGATATCAAATAT GCCAAGCGTATTGCCGTTCTCCCAATCGCCGACACCGTCGAGGGCCTTACCGGCTCTCTCTTTGACGTGTTCCTCGCTCCTTATTTCCGCGAAGCCTACCGCCCCGTCAGACAAGGTGACCTCTTCGTGGTACGCGGAGGCATGAGAGCGGTCGAGTTCaaggttgtcgaggttgaccCTCCTGAGTACGGCATCGTCGCTCAAGATACGGTTATCCATTGCGAGGGCGAGCCCATCCAGcgtgatgaggaggagaacaacCTCAACGAGGTTGGCTATGACGACATTGGTGGTTGCCGCAAGCAGATGGCTCAGATTCGTGAAATGGTCGAGCTGCCACTCCGCCACCCTCAGCTTTTCAAGTCGATTGGTATCAAGCCCCCACGTGGTGTGCTCCTTTTCGGACCTCCTGGTACCGGTAAGACACTCATGGCTCGTGCTGTTGCCAACGAGACGGgtgccttcttcttcctgatCAACGGTCCCGAGATTATGTCCAAGATGGCCGGTGAATCCGAGTCCAACTTGAGAAAGGCGTTCGAAGAGGCTGAGAAGAACTCCccggccatcatcttcattgACGAGATCGATTCCATCGCCCCCAAGCGTGACAAGACCAACGGCGAGGTTGAGCGTCGCGTTGTCTCTCAGCTCTTGACGCTCATGGACGGCATGAAGGCCCGTTCCAACGTTGTGGTCATGGCCGCTACCAACAGACCCAACTCTATTGATCCTGCCCTCCGCCGCTTCGGTCGTTTCGATCGTGAGGTCGACATTGGTGTCCCTGACCCAACTGGCCGTCTTGAGATTCTCCAGATCCACACCAAGAACATGAAGCTTGGTGACGACGTTGATCTCGAGCAGATCGCTGCTGAGACTCACGGTTACGTCGGTTCCGATATTGCCGCCCTCTGTTCCGAGGCTGCCATGCAGCAGATTCGTGAGAAGATGGATCTCATTGATCTGGACGAGGATACCATCGATGCCGAGGTCCTCGACTCTCTTGGTGTGACCATGGAGAACTTCCGCTTCGCCCTTGGTGtgtccaacccctccgctCTTCGCGAGGTTGCCGTCGTCGAGGTTCCCAATGTCCGCTGGGAGGATATCGGTGGTCTCGAGAccgtcaaggaggagctcaaggagagTGTTCAGTATCCCGTCGATCACCCCGAGAAGTTCCTCAAGTTCGGCATGTCCCCATCCCGCGGTGTCCTGTTCTATGGTCCCCCTGGTACGGGTAAGACAATGTTGGCAAAGGCTGTTGCCAACGAGTGCGCTGCCAACTTCATCTCTGTCAAGGGTCCTGAGCTGCTTTCCATGTGGTTCGGTGAGTCTGAGAGCAACATTCGTGACATTTTCGACAAGGCTCGTGCCGCCGCTCCTTGCATTGTCTTCCTCGACGAGTTGGACTCTATTGCCAAGGCCCGTGGCGGTTccgttggtgatgctggcggTGCTTCCGACCGTGTCGTCAACCAGCTCCTTACTG AAATGGACGGCATGACCTCCAAGAAGAACGTCTTCGTCATTGGCGCTACCAACCGTCCCGAGCAGCTTGACCCTGCCCTGTGCCGTCCTGGTCGTCTCGACTCCCTCATCTATGTCCCTCTTCCCGATGAGGCTGGCCGTCTCAGCATCTTGACCGCTCAGCTCCGCAAGACTCCTGTCGCTGACGATGTCGACCTCAACTACATCGCTTCCAAGACCCACGGCTTCTCCGGTGCCGATCTTGGTTTTATCACTCAGCGCGCTGTCAAGCTTGCCATCAGGGAGGCCATCTCCACCGAGATCCAGCGCACCAAGGAGCGCGAGGCTAACGGTGAGGATGTCGAtatggagggcgaggaggacccCGTTCCTGAGCTCACCAAGCGCCACTTCGAGGAGGCCATGCAGATGGCTCGCCGTTCCGTCAGTGATGTCGAGATTCGTCGCTATGAGGCCTTTGCCCAGCAAATGAAGAACGCCGGTCCAGGCGCCTACTTCAAGTTCcccgagggtggtgttgagggtaCTGCCGGCAACGGTGGTGCTGGCAACTCGTTCGGTGAtgctggcgatgatgagggtCTCTATGACTAA
- a CDS encoding hypothetical protein (EggNog:ENOG503P5MM) has translation MSNNNNPSTPVKIPPSAAGYTPATLDPELRSSINGILIKEGHVAKIQEILLHTLHANPTNWPTLVENHARDLLRSGEVTTFPVLLKRVMDDIRHDTALAPSNRAANGTPGQGEEVNVNGKNVNVNGNGIKVGGGGRGENGNSLALPQQVVEDALKVTREALEGVVEIEEGNP, from the exons AtgtccaacaacaacaacccctccacgCCCGTAAAAATTCCCCCTTCGGCAGCTGGCTACACACCCGCCACCCTCGACCCCGAACTCCGCTCGTCAATCAACGGGATCTTGATCAAAGAGGGTCATGTCGCCAA AATCCAAgaaatcctcctccacaccctCCACGCAAACCCGACCAACTGGCCCACCCTCGTCGAGAACCACGCCCGGGATTTGTTGCGGTCGGGCGAGGTGACCACCTTTCCggtcttgttgaagagggtgatggatgatATTAGGCATGATACCGCTCTTGCTCCGAGCAACAGAGCAGCGAATGGGACGCCggggcagggggaggaggtgaacgTTAATGGGAAGAATGTGAATGTTAATGGGAATGGGATcaaggtgggtggtgggggaaggggggagaatGGTAATAGTTTGGCGTTGCCGCagcaggtggtggaggatgcgtTGAAGGTTACgagggaggcgttggagggtgtggtagagattgaggaggggaatCCTTAG